The DNA sequence ggatttggatCACGAGTTGAATGATAATAAATCTAATAGAAGGAAGATGAACGCCAACTGAAAAGGAGAGCAGTCAAGAACTCCCAACCCTAACAATAGAAGCCAATCACCAAGTCACCCGACCTTATGTTGATCCTATCCCAATTTGGAGCAGAGTCGCAGCTTTTGGTGGAGTAAGATGGGTGTGGATTTCATTATCCACCATTATTATTTGTATGTGTTGAAGATGATCAGGAGAAGTGTTAGAAGGCAATTGTGGTGAGAAGGTTTTCtaatgggaaaaagagaaagaaagaggggggcGTTGGAGGGTAGTAGGAGGAGATGATTTAGGGAAGGCAGAGTAGGGGACATTTACATCAATCCGGAAGGGTCAACTAAGGGGTAAAGTGGTAGGTACAACTtgacccgtttgataacgtttattctgtttctatttcaagaaatgacagaaacataaattttcgtttctagaaatagaaacggaattgaaggtgtttgataagtcatgtttttagaagttgataataaccagtgaaaaaatggccacaagtcgtttctagaaacagcaaaACAAATTGAACTTATTTTGCTTGGGTAGTttattgaaccataaataagtagaaatttctatttctatttctgaaaataagtgaaacgaaacagttttatcaaacgctttttgctctgtttttgctgtttctggaaataaaaacaacagaaatgcgtttcttgaaacgttatcaaacgagccctaaGTTTACCGATCTGGGGTGTAAAAGTGTAGAATATAATGGGAAGTTTACCCTACTCAATAGTAGTTTGACAATTTAGATAATAGTAAACTGATGACATCACCACTTAACgattttattttcattgaatAGATTTATTGTGAACTTTCTCATGAAAGTGAAGGATGTACGAGATCTTTTTTCAAATCTAGGAGGTTACAGGaaatatgaatattttttaagagtggtacaagaaaatttgtttcataatattaaataaataatacaatatatatatatatatatatatgtggtgGGATGACACCACAACTTATTGTTTTTTGTTGGTACTAGACACCACAACGGTAGGCCTAGAAGAGAATGGTCCACTTGTTTTCCCATTTTCTAATagcataattttaatttttatatatatatatatatatatatgacatcTTTTTTGACATTGAAAATTTGATTCACATGCAAGTCCCTTCTCTTCCATAGTGTAATCATTAATCCAATTTCAAGCCAAAAGAGAGTTTTCCAATGTGGGTAAATGAAGTaataaaaagggttttaaaatgtCAATGGATGAGCAAAATGGTTTAACCACTAAAATATATAACAAAGAAGACGTAACACAATGTGCATTATACGGTAGATTTGTAGCACCCAATTTGGCATGTTATTTATTCAAAgggtttcatatatatatatatatatatatattttgaagggTTCATTTAAGACCAAATCATAATTccatatggaaaaaataaaagcaaggTCCGTTGTGATACCCtttatctaaaaaaatattttaaaaataacaaagaaaatttacaattatacatagaaataaaaatgaattaatatcatacaacaaaaatgatgaaaaagtaTACAATTACAATCATTGGTCAATCGATGTAaccaatttcaaataaataaaataaaatgaacatactaaatttaaaataaatataataatatttttggttaaaaataaatataataagtaAAATTAGGTAGATGATTGTGGTCTGTTGTATCATACTGAACAAATATGATTCCGATCAtgttgccaaaagaaaaaaaaaggtaagaaaaataagtaaaagAGTAGCAATTTTGGTATTGAGAGTCTTTCCCATACTTTACAAAGTCCTAACTAGGAAGGACTCAGAGTGACACCCTATTTCCTTCATAATCATGTGGAGTTTTGTAATTttactaagggtgtcaatttgtaaccgaaatcgAAAATTGAATATGAAGCGAGTCAAATTAATTGAACCGAATCAATTCGGTTTGAGTATTCATGTCAGTTACGATTTAGGGTATAAGAACCATCGGttcaaaccgaaccgaactTAGTATTGGTTTGAGTATATGAGtatttatctttgtttttttttttttgtggtaagtATTTGTTGCATATATTCACATGCTAAGGTAATTTTGGAGTTAACAATGATCATAATCTCCATaatttgagcccattatggtCTTTAAttcatcacaatcatagtccaaGTGTGGAATCATTtatataattgaatttaaaacTGAGTTATAAAACCGTATTAAAGAATCGAATTGGAACCGAAATGGAGTCAAATCGAATTAAATTGGCTTGAATATCCAACTATGGAACCGAGTCGATTCTCGATTCAATCTCAGTTTACCTCATCATACCTCTTAACCGAATCAAAAccgaacaaaaaaaatgaaaccgaGCTGATTGACACCCCCAAATTTCACACATtgtgtcttaaaaaaaaaaagaaaaaggcaaacaaaatatctctcaaaacagaaaaaaggggggaaaaagaatATCTAAAGGAACCTAGCGATATCACatcaaaggagagaaaaaaatttgcaaGAAGGGGTATTTTCGTAATATAAAAGGCGAATCAATTATCCACGAATACCCTTAGATGCCATTTGCGCTTAGTAAATTGGTTAAGTGAGTCACCTAAGGGTGACACAATCGTTGTCCATATCTAAAGTAATTGGGAGAAAAGGGCGTATGTAACATGCAATAATCCCGTGCCTGCCGGCCAAAGGTCGGGGGAGTCAAAAGGAAGGCGGCGTCGCGCAGTGCATAACTGCGCGTTTCGCCGGTTACAAACTGTAAAAAATTACATACATACAcataaaatagagagagagagagagggagagagagagagagagagagagagccatccATTCTACTATCTgtatcttctactctctctctctcactagaTTTATCTCCGAGTGCTATTTCTGGCATTTTTCCTCACTGTTTTGCCGATCCATTGCTTTGTCTGCACTGGGTAAGTGATTgttctcatcttcttctgttTCTCAAGCTACTCTTTACTGTTTTCTTCATCATTCAATTTCTGTAATGAACTTGTACTGATCAGGTAATGGAGTTTTAAATCTGATGAATGGAATGTTTAGATCTGTTGTTTTACTTAACTGTTCGATCTCTCTGTTTCAGAACATTAtccatttcttccatttctgtcatttcttcttcttgtttttgaattttttattcttttttgggggggggggggNNNNNNNNNNNNNNNNNNNNGGTGTGGGGGGTTGGTGTCCTGAATAGAGAAGATTGTGAGGTGGAGATTCTATTTTCTTTGGGAGATCttcgtttctttttttcttctttgttaatAGATTATTATtggtatttatgaaaaatgaCGATTGTGAGTTCTGGCTTCTATTTTCCTGTGAGATCTCCGTTTGTCTTACCCATCGacaagtttgttccatttcgtGGGAGCCCTAgagggttttttatttattggatTTTATTGACTGTATAATTGTTGCAATTCTTCCTGTGTTCGACCATTGGCCTCTTAATATATTGTAACTGCACGTTTTTAGCTTCTAAAACAGTTTTTGCCTGTGAATTTCCCTGAGCAAAGTTGGTGGGCAGCTAGAATCAAGGGCACAATGGCCGTCTTCAGGAACGGTGCTGCTCTTGTTATTCTGTAACACTTATCTGTCAAAACACTCCAGTGGTAGGAAGACAGGGATGGGTGTTTGAATACTCCCCAATCCTCTGTTTTTGGTGTTTGTTCACCCCAACCCCCCTCCATCCCAAAGAAAGGAGTAAAAAAAAGCTTATCTCCATTGTTTTTTAAGACCAGATAAGGCATGTAGTCTGTTAGATGCTTTCACAAGGGTCGATGTCATTTACATTTTTGTAATTGTATATTTTGCtgcatttgatgatttctttggATCTTATTGTTAAGTAGTGACAAGCGAAGGTCAAGGGAAGATAACATATTGGGCAATGCAATTTCATTTTCctattcttctttatttgcACTGTGCATGGAGTTTGGCTAACTCATCATCGTGACAGTATGAGTATACTCAGCCTAGGAATGTAACTCTAGGGTGCTGTTGAAACCCTTAACGGTGGTCAAAATATAGTGAACTTCACTATTATCTGTTATTGTTTCTTGAAGTTCAGAAATACCAGAATGTTGGGTACTTCTTGTTCTCTAACTTACTTGGTTCGGTATCTACACTCCCCAAATTGGAAACCTAACTCTACGGTCTCTACCAACCTGTGTCAGTTGCACCCTTGTTAAGAAAGCCAATTTGGAACTGAAAAAATCTCTTAGGAGTCAAATAGCAGCAGGGTATTTGACAGAAATGAAGCATCGAAGCCTTCCTAACATGAGCTGTTAATAAATGGATTCTGTTTGGGTCAAATTGCCACAGGTTGTGCCAATGTAATGTCATGTTGGTCTCTTGTCTTATGACCTTATTGTGTAAATGGGTCATATCAGTTGGTATTTGATTTGTGTCTTATTATCTCATTTTGGTTCAGTGGCTTACAAACTTTTGGTGGAGTGACAGTAAAATAATTAGTCTTGAACACACAACCTTGGGCATAGAAAGGAGAGGTGAAGCCGGCAAACTACAAACCTTATCAATGTTTCAGTGCATTATCATGTCATATTTTATTCTCTTAGGAAACTTGGTTTAGATGGAATAGATTTGGGTCTTCCAATGAGCAGTGCTTATGCAGGCTAAAGGCATGATAACTGATAATTTCTGAAACTTGGGGGTTTGGGATGCTAGTcaatttagaggaagaagaatttgTGGGAAAGGACAGATTAGGAACTTTTCATAGATGAAATGGTTTATAGTGGAAAAAATACTGGCTAATTgttttttatgttgatttttttcacCTAAGGGGACCGGAATTTAAATTGAAACAAGATCGATGTTGCTACTTGGAAGGGGTCTAATTATGGTTAAGTAGGGTAATTAGGTCAAGGTTGTGGAAACGGGAACTAGGCTTTAAGAATCCAAGGGGAAATTAGTTCCAGGTTGGATCATTGTATATATTAGTAGAATGCACTAATAGAAGAAAGTTGGAAAAGGACTTAGGTGGGGCAATTTGATCCAAATCAATGAACTCTGACCCCCTCGGCACAGTTCTGTGTATTTATATGGCATATTTCATCTTTTCCTAGGGACTGAGCTATATATTGACGGACAGCAACATTTAGAATAATGTGTTAAATCAACTTTTataggaataagaagaagaaaggcctCATGTTGACTTTGTTATCATGAAGTTGTGAGTTGATTGGTAGTGATTTGGGTCGTAATTAGTTGGTTGGTAAGGTGAAATGCATAGACTCTGGATAAAGTACAATTTACTCATTGCAGTCATCAGAAGATCCATTTGTAGACTGCTGCTGAGTCACTATATCACTGGCAAGTAGCGGTGCCTGTTGACTCTATTGAGAACTCTTGATAGGGAAGCCTGAACAGAAATCTTGGGGTTGTACCGGGAGACGCTTTGGaattgatattgatatcgatatcgAAACTAGATCCATGAGTACAGAAATTGCACAATGAAATTTAATTTCCCAATGCTAGACATAAAATCTTAGTCTTGTACAAACACCTTTTAACCTTTTTGCATTTACTCATATAGATATCTATTGATTTGGAAGTCTTTTTTCTAGCATAATTAAGTGTTGGattgtttcttttctgtttcaGACTGATACACTCAACAGGGATGTCAGGAAACGTCCTCAGAGATAGTGTGGGGGCCTTTCCAAATGCTTATATTGAGAAGTGCAATGAAAATCTTGACAAATGTCAGAGGAAAGATCCTGTTTCATTGGCCTCAACTCGAAGTAATGAAGGTGAATTTGTGAATACTGGAACAGAAGTAGGTGTGCCAGAAGTGGAGTATATAGAATCTGAAAACCTGAATGATCTAGAAGATGTGGATACCATGCTCAAGGTATAAGttgctcttccttttctttcatttgttgCTAATTTCTTGAGTGTGTCAAAGGTGTTCTTGTTGATGATTTCTTTGATGCTCTGATACTTATGGGTCACATTTTGTTTTATTGCCTCTTGTTTAGACGCTGTTGTCAGGACTAGACTCCAAAGATTGGGTTTCGGTCTGTGAGGCATTGAATAATGTTCGCCGGTTATCAATATTTCACAAGGAGGCAATGCTTGACATGTTGTGAGTGTTGGTTAGAAACTGCTTACATGATTTGGTTGAGAGAACTATTAAGAATGTATGCTTTATTTGCTCCTTTTCTTTTACACATATGCATGAGGGGGTGTATGTGAAGTTTCATAGGGTTCTGTAATCACCATATTGTCCTATTTTGATACTATGACGAATCTTCAGGATGCACTTGTGGACCAAGTCTCAAAATTTTCGGGTTTTAACCCATTTCCCTTCCCCGACTAAACtgaatgttttcaaaaattttaaacatCGCAACTTATATGTcaactatcattttattttgatttcctGAGAATCGAAATATTTTGGTAATACTGGCGAAATTTCTCGTTCGAACATTGGCTGTGGACATATGCCTAAGCTTGAAGATGAGTGACTTAGTTCTTTGTGTTAATGTATACATTGAGgctgcccttccctaacagttcgATATAAGGTGAAACGGTATGGTATACAAAACTGGGTAAGGGCCGACACTTCTTCTCCCTCGGTGCCACATGAAGAAATGCTGCGTGAATTTCAAGTGCAAGGACCAAGCGATATTGGTCTGCACATGCGGGGGAGTGTTAATGTATACATTGATGCTGACCTCCCCTAGCAGGTTGAGCATTTAGGTGAAACGGCAGCAAACaatttgtttatattttatattgtgCATATCATTTTTATTTGACATTTATTTAAACTTGTGGGCTAAATTCCTCATTATCTTTTTGAAACTTACCATGGAATGCCATCATGAACAGGGACAATGTGATCTCATCAATTGTGAAATCCTTGAAGAATCCAAGAAGTGCTGTGTGTAAAACTGCAATTATGACATCTGAAGACATTTTTAATGCTTACAGTGATTCTATAATTGATTCATTTGATCCTCTGGTAGGTtatgattttcattttcaaatacCCTTTGCTATTTTGTTGTTTTGTGTTTTACCAAAGCAGTATTGCAAATACTTTTGTTCTGGTTCAGCTTGTTCAGCTTCTTCTTAAGTCTTCACAAGATAAAAGATTTGTTTGTGATGCTGCTGAGAGGGCTTTGGTAGCAATGACTACTTGGGTTTCCCCCACTCTGTTGTTGCCGAAGTTGCAACCATATCTTAAGCACAAGAATCCTCGAATACGAGCAAAGGCATCAATATGCATTTGTCGAAGTGTACCAAGGCTGGTATAACCCGCTCTTTCTACTTTATTTGATTAATAAGGCTTCCACATTAATTAATTTTGATAGAGAGGaatgtttgaattttgattacTATATCATCATTTACTGTTGAACTTGATTATATCCAGTTCTAGGCTTCTAGTTGTCATTGTTTATGGTTTTGAAATGACATGAATAGTAACATTTAAATTTCAAAGggttatttcctcttttttttttgggggggggtgagggGGCATAGAGGTTAGTTTGCttaatatatttcatttctagaaGAACAAAACCAGATGCAATGTGGTATCAGCAGAAATGGGGTTTGGGGGTTAGTAACTATTACATTTACATGATCATCTTTCTTATCTTGCTAGTCTATATCGCCTTTCTTCACTTATGAAAGATGTTAAGCTgctagatttggctccttgggCTTATGATAGCAAGGTTCAAGATTTCTGTTTTGAGGCTCGAAATCAAGGTCAAAATTTGTACAATTTCAATAGGAAGTTTTGGTGAAAGGTTTCGAGGTCCAAATGGCGAAATTAGGTTCTGAAACTTCTAggaaaccctattttaggctGAGTGGAAcccttagattttaaaaaatcaaatccaaaatggtagtttgactttggagcctagtttggtagtatATGCTTTATACATTTTCTAATGTGACTTATTCCACACAAAGTTTAGTACTAGAACACATGTAATTTAGttaaacaacttaaatatgcaATAGGAATGAATAGACAAAATCAGAAaccattttatatattatacatCACACCTGGTTCATCACAAAGAGTCAAAGATGTAGGAGTCAAGAATCCAAGCAAGTTACCCCTATGCCCATCCTAGAGTCCCTGTACCACATCAAGTTTTGTGTAGGTTCAAAACCACTAGaatgttgctgctgctgctgttgatTGAAATTATCCTCTTAACTATATCACAaaaactggccatgtcatagTATGGTGGAAACAGCACTCGAAGTCCTCCACAACAGTCCTAGAAATGGAATCATCAACAAACTAGAGGTACCCTAACCTAGAGTATAGATCTCTGAACCATGTGGAACTCGATCGAGAGCTAATGCTACTAGATGCTGCCTGTGGAACTGATATTCGCATGTATGGTTGGGGAGCTGGGAATGAGAAGATGTTGTCCACAAAATCTCACCCAGTGTGTGATTGAACCTTATACTCATAGGGTAATGACGATGAAGAGTTAAATTTCCCATAACCACCATACCTAGCATAGTTAGAATTGGTGCTCCTTTGGCATATGATGGTGCACGTTGCACCCGATGCGTATTACTCTTCTCCTGACTCAGGCCAAGTGTATTAGTCAAGCTCGTAACATCAATGTTTATGGATTCTATGTTGTCATCCTTCTCAGGTGGTGGTATGAATCGGCAATGTTGGCCTCTCATGTAGCTTGCACGATGGTCAGCATCCTGTGTGGCATGATCGAGCGGACTCTTGCTTGTGAAGTGGGTTGGCTCAGGCTTCGGCTCTTGCTAGTGGTACTCCTCGTGCATCCCTTCAAAtttaccaccaccaccaccaccaccatcatcgtCAGATGGGGACATTGTGCGAGTGTGGCCACTAGAATGCGACCAATTGATGAGACTGAAAAGGTCGTGGTGTCTGTGAATGAACACGACCCCTCTCGAGATGCGATAAACTCATCGACATTAGTAACCATCTGTCTAGCTATCTGCGCTTACCCCTAAGCCGATCCATAACAAGGCCACCTCGATCCCTCACCCACTCATTTAAGGGATTCTCCTCATCATTTGACTCCACTTAGAAAATGTTGGCAAACTTGATTGGATCTTTATCACCCTCCATGCCCAAGCTTATATGTTGCATCTTCAGTCTCATGTTATAATGCACATCCACCAACTGCTCCAGCCATGCGTGATCCAATCGGTTCCGCCTCTTGCAGTGGATGAGTGAGAATGTAATACAGTTACGATTGCATCTAGAGGTGGAATATGTTTGGAAGAGCACCTTTATTGCTATTTTTCTTAAGTTAGGTGCATTACTTCTTTAGAGGACCCACCATTCACATGCATTAGAGTATTAAATTCATGTTAAGTGATTGTACTTGGCACATATGCATATGAATTGAATTGAGATAAAATCACAAATAATGCAGTGGGCCTACTAGGAGTTGTGGTTTCTTCACACGACTTTACGGCTGCACGCACAAAAGTCCTAAGAGTATCCCTGAAGGTCTTTATCTATACTCATTTTCAAACATTGGTAATGTTCACATTAATACAAAATCGAGTAATTACAATTCTTAGAATACCTTACAAACTACCAAGTCTAACTTCAGTATTGCACATCGACTGTATAGTTGGTTTGGCTCCCACTTCACCACCCCATTTTCCACTACTTCCATTAGTGATTGTTCCATCCTAAGTTTACGTGTATTGGTACTTGGGATTGAGATAATATGCTAGGAATGATATAAAGAACTTGTCAATTGCTTATGAAGATGTAAATAGAATATAAATTAACTTGAGtaccttaaaataaaaatataaaactcaCCAGCCTTATTCAATGGATGCATCAAGTGCTTCTCCCATCGATCCTCGACAATTTGCAGGTACTCGTATGCCCTACCACCACGTGTTATTGCTACTCTCACGTGTTCCTTGATCATCTATATGGCTGCGTACTGGTGTGGCAAGGTGGGCTTCTTAGAGTCAACCATCCTCGATATCTTTACCACTGGCTCTAGTATAAGAATTACCTTCTTCAGGTCCTTCCATAACTGATCAACTAGGTATGATTGCTTTTGCTACCCTACCCTGTGGTGAACTTGACTCCCCCTAACTGAACCAATCCTCTTAGGCAAGCATGGACCTCAAACCAACTctctaaggctgcgtttggtaacgtttctgttctagaaacgatgtttcatgttaaaaatgaacattttagtttctgtgtcaaaacaccgtttttaaacgaaaaaatggtgtttggtgaatctgtttctggaaCGGTTTCAAAACGCaggtcttctctcctctttgtgctcgaaattgtgaaaaatgaagagCTAGGGCAGAAGACAACTTTATCGGGAATGATTTTCCAAAATTCCCCCaaatagttctttttttttttttaaacaaaactTGGAAGACGGAACAGCTATTTGTTGTTCCgtcaatttcagtttctattgttattttttcactttttgttccagaaAAACGGAAACTCGTCTAtgatgcaccaaacgctttattccattttttcgttccaatagaacgaaaaaactctagaactgTTCCAATAGAACggtaccaaatgcagcctaaagCTCTTCAATGCAATGTAGTTGGTGGCAAATCGAGTAATGTCAGAACTCACCAAATCTCCACTGCACTTCTCCCTTAGTAGCTGTAAAGCATATCCATGGTTCTAGACAACTGTGGTCACTTGTCTTGCTCACTTGACTGCACCTGCTACCATGGATATCTTCCCTATG is a window from the Macadamia integrifolia cultivar HAES 741 chromosome 5, SCU_Mint_v3, whole genome shotgun sequence genome containing:
- the LOC122080139 gene encoding uncharacterized protein LOC122080139; this encodes MSGNVLRDSVGAFPNAYIEKCNENLDKCQRKDPVSLASTRSNEGEFVNTGTEVGVPEVEYIESENLNDLEDVDTMLKTLLSGLDSKDWVSVCEALNNVRRLSIFHKEAMLDMLDNVISSIVKSLKNPRSAVCKTAIMTSEDIFNAYSDSIIDSFDPLLVQLLLKSSQDKRFVCDAAERALVAMTTWVSPTLLLPKLQPYLKHKNPRIRAKASICICRSVPRLGSEGIKAYGIDKLIQIAASQLSDRLPESREAARTLLLELQAVYEKSHISAPTVESEHSEMGSWEHFCQSKLSPLSAQAVLRVTNIGREGLVLGS